The region AAAGATGAGAGGCAGCGCAAAGGCAGTGCCTCTCATCTTTTGAGCTTGGAGAATAAAAACATCGCGATCGCCCCGATCGCAAAACCGCTAACATGAGCCAAATATGCCACCCCTGGTAAATTAGGATTCGCTATCGCGGCATAAACAGTTTGACCTACAATCCATAAGCCTAAAAATACTGCCGCAGGAATCGGAATTGCTGTGATAAAAAAGCCTAAAAATACTAAGCTCAAAATCCTTGCGCGAGGAAAACGGATTAGATATGCGCCCATTACACCTGATATCGCACCACTAGCTCCTATCATCGGAACTAAAGACATTGGCGCAGTCAGCACTTGAGCAACTCCTGCTACAGCTCCACAAAGCAAGTAAAAAAACAAAAACTTCCAATGCCCAAGCTGGTCTTCAATGTTATTGCCAAATAGATATAGGAACCACAAGTTCCCAACTAAATGGAAAATATTGCCATGGAGAAACTGTGATGATATTAATGCGATCGCGCCTTTTGATGGATTAGCAATTAATTCTTTTGGAAATAATGCCCAATTCCCTAACCATTCCCCCAGTTGAAAGTTTGGCAAACTAGTTTGATATCCAAAAATCAGCACATTTATTAAAATCAGCGCATAGACAACTATAGAAGTGTCTTGAGTCGGATTATCATCATGTAAAGGAAACATTGCTAACCATAAGCAACAGCTTTATAGATTTTAGCAATTACATCTCAGCATTTTGTGTAATTCCTATAATTTCTTGGCTTTGTGTCTCATCTTCAATAACTTTATCGTCTCTGGGTCAGAGTCTTTGCTCCAGACAAGACGATGCCCTTGAAGTTCCGCACAGTATTCTTTTAATTTTTGTTGCCAGCCTTGCCAATGTGAAATATCTTTCATGTTTTCTAGCAATCCCCAACTTTCTTCTTGTTGGGTCAATTTTGCAAATTTTTCATGCTGTGGGTAGTCGGGAAGGATATAGGCATCTTTGCAATGAAGTACTGGAGGATTATCGGAATTGGGATAGTCACGATAATGAACCTGTAAATCTCTCAGGTCAATTTGCATTGAGGCTTGCATTTTTGGGTGAGGATCTCGATCAAAGTCAGGATAAAAAAGATAACTTATTTTCGGTTTATGAAGATGGAATTTGATCAGCGTGGCTCCATCCATTCTACCAATGGTGCGACTGGCACATCCTTCATAGAGTCTGAGCATAGTATCAAGATGTTCTAAAGCCGAAATATGAACATAGAGGGCTTGATGATCTAGCCGTCCAATTTTGCTATTTCGACAACAGGTAGCGATGAAACCTTCACGACCTAAATTAAATAACATCAGGTCAGAAGTGGTACTTGCGCCTTGATAAGAGCCAAATAGAGATTTGATATCGGTTTGGTATGGCGTTGAAAGTTGGCTTAATTTGAGTCGTTTGTAAGGGTTATCAAAATTGCTAAGGGCTAGGAATACCAAGATATCTTGGCGACGCTTATCAGCGATCGCATCCCATTCATTTTGATTTGTGGCGCTGACAATCAAGTTAAAGGCGCGGCGTACCGTTCCAAATTCTGTCAGTAACGGCTCGAAGTTTTGCAATTCCTCTCCAACGGGTAATCGTCCCCGTTCAGTAAAGAAATCCATTAGGGGAGTAAGTAATTCACGATAGTCTTCAAATCGTTTGGAGACAAGTCGGATTCTGGGTGTTGTCGCTCTCGAACGAAAACGTGATGCTCTAAAGCTTTGTGCTTGCATCTCATCGCGAAATACAAAATAAATACCGAGAGCGACAGGCACAGAATCTACGCCTAATACTTGATCGATATAGAGTTTGAGTTCTTCTTGTTCGTAGTATTTCTGAAATGTGTTACGACTACTCACCACACCATCACTGTAGGCGATTTGCCCTCTGCCCACGTCTCCAATTAAAACTTGTGCCGAGACAATTAAAACTTTTTGCGTTAATTCCCATGCTTGGATGAGGGCTTCTCTTCTTTCGATCTGCGATTCGATGACGTTGATGATATAGCCGAGGTTGACGATTTCGGCGCTTGTGCGATCGCATTGTGGTCGATAGTATGGGTCCCAACCATTACTGGTAAAGCCGCGATCGCTAATTCTTTTGATATCTTCGCCATGCCCACAGCCATAGTCAAAGAAGGTTGAGCTTTCTGTAAAGAGTTCCGCTTCTAGGGCAAGTCGAACAGGCTTGGATAGATCGGGGCGATGAATGGCAGCTTTATGGCGCTCAATTTTGATGTTGCCTTCACCCTCAGCCCCTTTCCCAGAGGGCGATGGGAGTAAGATGACTTGATGGTCTTGAAGTTCGACATTGTATTCTTGTAGACGTTGCTCCCATCCTTTACGAGTGCCGATGGTGCGCGTCTCATGAAATAAGCCGATCGCTTCTTCTTGTTTGGTTAATTGGGCAAATAGTTGATAGTTGGGGTAATCTGGGCTTACAAAGGTTTCTTTGCGATGCAGTATTGGAGGATTAGGTGAGTTTTGATAGTCTCGCTGCTGAACTATTTGGGCTTTTAGGTCAACTTGAATACTGTGATGTAATGCAGGATGTGGATCTGTGTCAAAGTTTGGATAAAACAAATAAGAAATCTTGGGTTGTTCGTAATTAAATTTGATCAGAGTAAATTCACTTTCTTCTGGAAGTAGTAATCTGGCTTGGCGATCGCATTCTTGTAATTGTGGAGATAAAGAGGCGATCGCTGATCTATGAACATAGAGAGCAGTGGGTAGCTTTTTGCCAACTTTGCTTTGTTGACAGAGGGCAAGGAGTTGGTTGTGGGTATACTCTGTGATCATTGCGACAAGAGCTTTATTGAATGTTTAGATTATACTAGTAACACCTCATTACCCAAGTAATTGCCAAGGTTAAGCCATGACTCTAACTTTAACTAAAACGGCTGATCAATACCTCGTCAAGCAGGCTGTGACATGGGAGCAATTCAAGGCTCTGCAATCTGCGTTTGCAGAAATTGGCGGAGTAAGATTAAATTATTGTGAAGGAGTAGTAGAAATTGTGGGCATTGGTTTGCTGCATGAAATGGTATCTACCTTGTTGGGTGCGTTGCTTAATTACTATTTTTTAGTTAAACGGATTCGATTTACTGGTACAGGTGCTTATACCCAAACCATTGAGCCTAAGTTAGAGTTTCAAGCAGATTTATCTTTTGCATTTGGTGACAATCCTGAACTTACAGATTTATGTATTGAGATTGTGGTGACTAGTGGCAGCGTCAAAAAGTTAAGAAAGTACCAGTTAAGAAATATTCCTGAAGTTTGGTTTTGGCAAGACGGCAAGATCAAGATTTATTGCTTACAAGATGGAGAATATGCACAGGCTGAAGCAAGTGGATGTTTGCCTGATTTGGATATTGCTCATTTGGAACAATGTTTGCTGATGGAGTCACAGTTAGAAGCGATGTTGGCTTTTCAGGAAAAATATAAATGATATGATGATCGCTGTTGACCTGTGCGATGTATTCTTGTTGCAACGTGTTTTAACAACAAACTGAGTGGAGATCGTTAATGAGTCAAGGGGCTAATGCATTACCAAAGTCCGAGCAGCTAAATATTGAAGCATTTTCAAAACTATTTACGCATACAGCAAACTCTTACAAATATTTATTTTTCTTGGCGTTGTTGAATATTCTGAAGCAAAGAAACTTTGATCATGCTCCTATTGCACTACAGGATCTTATGGTTGAAATGTTAGTCGTTGCTTGGCAGGTATACCATCCACATCGATTGTCATTTGGAAATAAAGATATGATCGCAGGCAGATTTGAAGTTTTTGCTGAGGTTGGGAGCAATCTGTCAGGAGAGGAATTACGAAAGGCGATCGCTTCTAAAATGTTAAGTACTACTAAAGAGTTGAAAAAATTTGCTCCTTATCGTCTGATTAGACCATTTTTTGAAATGGAACTCAAGGGAGTTAAAAGTGGTGAGACAAATCAAAATATTGCCGCATTATCCCGCGATCGCTTTCAAGACAAAAAGCCTTTATACTTCATTAACGATCAAGATGAAACAATTTCATTACATCCTGAATGGATAGAATATTTAAAGACCAATTATGATGTTGTTTACCAGTGGGCTTTTGCTGCATGGCTAGGATATATGCAAAAGTGCAATCTTGGCACAAACGATCTACAAAACAAGATAAGTATTGTGTAAGAAGTTTACAAAAACTCAGCAGATACAAGGAAAAGTATAAGACCTAAAGATGAAGTCTAGAACAATAATTCAAGCCATTATCGAAGTCATGAAAATGGTTGGTCAACCCATGACAGTTACCGAAATCTATAATTCAATTATTGAGAATAATTTCTACACATTTAAGTCTGATGAACCTATTCAAATCGTTAGAGGACAACTGAGAAGACACTGTGAAAGTCTTAATTTTGGTTCAGCATCACCAACGAAGTACTTTGTTATTCTTTCAAATCAATCTTACTGGTTAAAAAATTTACCTCTAGAGGAAGTAATTCAAGAAGCAAAACCAGATATACCCAATGAAGTTTCTTTTGAGGAGTTGGGGGTATTACATAAAAAGTACGTCGAAGATTTTCGGCAAAGAGTTTTGGAATCGCTAAAATCTCTCGATCCAAGGACTTTTGAAATATTTAGTAAAAGACTATTAGAAGCATATGGATTCCATGATGTTAACGTGACCAAGAAAGGTAAAGATGGGGGGATTGATGGCTATGGCAAGC is a window of Pseudanabaena sp. BC1403 DNA encoding:
- a CDS encoding Uma2 family endonuclease, whose product is MTLTLTKTADQYLVKQAVTWEQFKALQSAFAEIGGVRLNYCEGVVEIVGIGLLHEMVSTLLGALLNYYFLVKRIRFTGTGAYTQTIEPKLEFQADLSFAFGDNPELTDLCIEIVVTSGSVKKLRKYQLRNIPEVWFWQDGKIKIYCLQDGEYAQAEASGCLPDLDIAHLEQCLLMESQLEAMLAFQEKYK
- a CDS encoding restriction endonuclease codes for the protein MKSRTIIQAIIEVMKMVGQPMTVTEIYNSIIENNFYTFKSDEPIQIVRGQLRRHCESLNFGSASPTKYFVILSNQSYWLKNLPLEEVIQEAKPDIPNEVSFEELGVLHKKYVEDFRQRVLESLKSLDPRTFEIFSKRLLEAYGFHDVNVTKKGKDGGIDGYGKLKIGLADLKVSFQCKRWNKTSVGRKEIDQFRGAVQGKCEQAIFFTTSTFTRDAEKVSFQVGAVPVILIDGSLIVDLMVEKRFGVEVQSMPIYISALDNVISENDNLDLDI
- a CDS encoding rhomboid family intramembrane serine protease — encoded protein: MFPLHDDNPTQDTSIVVYALILINVLIFGYQTSLPNFQLGEWLGNWALFPKELIANPSKGAIALISSQFLHGNIFHLVGNLWFLYLFGNNIEDQLGHWKFLFFYLLCGAVAGVAQVLTAPMSLVPMIGASGAISGVMGAYLIRFPRARILSLVFLGFFITAIPIPAAVFLGLWIVGQTVYAAIANPNLPGVAYLAHVSGFAIGAIAMFLFSKLKR
- a CDS encoding DNA phosphorothioation-associated putative methyltransferase, yielding MITEYTHNQLLALCQQSKVGKKLPTALYVHRSAIASLSPQLQECDRQARLLLPEESEFTLIKFNYEQPKISYLFYPNFDTDPHPALHHSIQVDLKAQIVQQRDYQNSPNPPILHRKETFVSPDYPNYQLFAQLTKQEEAIGLFHETRTIGTRKGWEQRLQEYNVELQDHQVILLPSPSGKGAEGEGNIKIERHKAAIHRPDLSKPVRLALEAELFTESSTFFDYGCGHGEDIKRISDRGFTSNGWDPYYRPQCDRTSAEIVNLGYIINVIESQIERREALIQAWELTQKVLIVSAQVLIGDVGRGQIAYSDGVVSSRNTFQKYYEQEELKLYIDQVLGVDSVPVALGIYFVFRDEMQAQSFRASRFRSRATTPRIRLVSKRFEDYRELLTPLMDFFTERGRLPVGEELQNFEPLLTEFGTVRRAFNLIVSATNQNEWDAIADKRRQDILVFLALSNFDNPYKRLKLSQLSTPYQTDIKSLFGSYQGASTTSDLMLFNLGREGFIATCCRNSKIGRLDHQALYVHISALEHLDTMLRLYEGCASRTIGRMDGATLIKFHLHKPKISYLFYPDFDRDPHPKMQASMQIDLRDLQVHYRDYPNSDNPPVLHCKDAYILPDYPQHEKFAKLTQQEESWGLLENMKDISHWQGWQQKLKEYCAELQGHRLVWSKDSDPETIKLLKMRHKAKKL